A window of the Ostrea edulis chromosome 1, xbOstEdul1.1, whole genome shotgun sequence genome harbors these coding sequences:
- the LOC125671170 gene encoding dynactin subunit 1-like isoform X4, which yields MSTTEHQSDLDPFMCTCGPCKKFWKDNFNDASELLRESSLSRAQNTAPLSCKSSVVKVGDRVEVYGKYPGTVKFVGVIDDNAIAPNLYVGVKLDDNVNSVHNGLYKGKRYFHCTPGHGAMVKYTEVKPLKNPSKTPPVKNNYMFPSWDEVKQRRKLRNEKLAEIYAKAGVSPTPSMLSDTSSKRPKSEPVINVGDPNDIAIKDQERKRRAELHKQKVHEEDHEKNELRRLRQQFGSGQEGDRMAQTLLKLQRAYQEGLQLTNRRGTHFDISHGDDDY from the exons ATGTCCACTACAGAACACCAG TCTGACCTGGATCCCTTTATGTGTACATGCGGTCCTTGTAAGAAATTCTGGAAGGATAATTTCAATGATGCATCAGAGTTGCTTCGTGAATCCTCGTTAAGCAGGGCTCAGAATACAGCTCCCCTTTCTTGTAAAAGCAGTGTCGTCAAAGTGGGAGATAGAGTGGAAGTTTATGGAAAATATCCAG GTACTGTGAAGTTTGTTGGAGTCATCGATGACAATGCTATTGCCCCAAACTTGTACGTGGGAGTTAAACTGGATGATAATG TGAATTCGGTCCACAATGGTTTGTACAAAGGGAAACGGTACTTTCACTGTACACCTGGCCATGGAGCGATGGTGAAATACACAGAGGTCAAACCACTGAAAAACCCCAGTAAAACTCCCCCCGTCAAAAACAACTACATGTTCCCAAGCTGGGACGAGGTCAAGCAACGCAGGAAACTCAGAAATGAAAA GCTAGCCGAGATATACGCCAAAGCTGGGGTTTCCCCCACCCCATCCATGCTCAGCGACACATCCTCAAAAAGACCCAAGTCAGAACCGGTCATCAACGTTGGCGATCCAAACGATATTGCTATCAAG gaccaagaaagaaaaagacgaGCTGAACTTCACAAACAGAAAGTGCACGAGGAGGATCACGAGAAAAATGAACTTCGTAGATTACGACAACAGTTCGGTAGTGGACAGGAAGGAGATCGAATGGCACAGACATTACTCAAGCTACAACGAGCGTACCAAGAGGGGCTGCAGCTGACCAATCGTAGAGGAACACATTTTGATATCAGCCATGGGGACGATGACTACTGA
- the LOC125671170 gene encoding dynactin subunit 1-like isoform X2, producing MSTTEHQSDLDPFMCTCGPCKKFWKDNFNDASELLRESSLSRAQNTAPLSCKSSVVKVGDRVEVYGKYPATDLCKIYAESEVCQKFLGTVKFVGVIDDNAIAPNLYVGVKLDDNVNSVHNGLYKGKRYFHCTPGHGAMVKYTEVKPLKNPSKTPPVKNNYMFPSWDEVKQRRKLRNEKLAEIYAKAGVSPTPSMLSDTSSKRPKSEPVINVGDPNDIAIKDQERKRRAELHKQKVHEEDHEKNELRRLRQQFGSGQEGDRMAQTLLKLQRAYQEGLQLTNRRGTHFDISHGDDDY from the exons ATGTCCACTACAGAACACCAG TCTGACCTGGATCCCTTTATGTGTACATGCGGTCCTTGTAAGAAATTCTGGAAGGATAATTTCAATGATGCATCAGAGTTGCTTCGTGAATCCTCGTTAAGCAGGGCTCAGAATACAGCTCCCCTTTCTTGTAAAAGCAGTGTCGTCAAAGTGGGAGATAGAGTGGAAGTTTATGGAAAATATCCAG CAACAGACCTCTGTAAAATCTATGCTGAATCTGAGGTCTGTCAAAAATTTCTGG GTACTGTGAAGTTTGTTGGAGTCATCGATGACAATGCTATTGCCCCAAACTTGTACGTGGGAGTTAAACTGGATGATAATG TGAATTCGGTCCACAATGGTTTGTACAAAGGGAAACGGTACTTTCACTGTACACCTGGCCATGGAGCGATGGTGAAATACACAGAGGTCAAACCACTGAAAAACCCCAGTAAAACTCCCCCCGTCAAAAACAACTACATGTTCCCAAGCTGGGACGAGGTCAAGCAACGCAGGAAACTCAGAAATGAAAA GCTAGCCGAGATATACGCCAAAGCTGGGGTTTCCCCCACCCCATCCATGCTCAGCGACACATCCTCAAAAAGACCCAAGTCAGAACCGGTCATCAACGTTGGCGATCCAAACGATATTGCTATCAAG gaccaagaaagaaaaagacgaGCTGAACTTCACAAACAGAAAGTGCACGAGGAGGATCACGAGAAAAATGAACTTCGTAGATTACGACAACAGTTCGGTAGTGGACAGGAAGGAGATCGAATGGCACAGACATTACTCAAGCTACAACGAGCGTACCAAGAGGGGCTGCAGCTGACCAATCGTAGAGGAACACATTTTGATATCAGCCATGGGGACGATGACTACTGA
- the LOC125671170 gene encoding dynactin subunit 1-like isoform X3 — MSTTEHQSDLDPFMCTCGPCKKFWKDNFNDASELLRESSLSRAQNTAPLSCKSSVVKVGDRVEVYGKYPVHGHLATAGTVKFVGVIDDNAIAPNLYVGVKLDDNVNSVHNGLYKGKRYFHCTPGHGAMVKYTEVKPLKNPSKTPPVKNNYMFPSWDEVKQRRKLRNEKLAEIYAKAGVSPTPSMLSDTSSKRPKSEPVINVGDPNDIAIKDQERKRRAELHKQKVHEEDHEKNELRRLRQQFGSGQEGDRMAQTLLKLQRAYQEGLQLTNRRGTHFDISHGDDDY; from the exons ATGTCCACTACAGAACACCAG TCTGACCTGGATCCCTTTATGTGTACATGCGGTCCTTGTAAGAAATTCTGGAAGGATAATTTCAATGATGCATCAGAGTTGCTTCGTGAATCCTCGTTAAGCAGGGCTCAGAATACAGCTCCCCTTTCTTGTAAAAGCAGTGTCGTCAAAGTGGGAGATAGAGTGGAAGTTTATGGAAAATATCCAG TCCATGGACATCTTGCTACAGCAG GTACTGTGAAGTTTGTTGGAGTCATCGATGACAATGCTATTGCCCCAAACTTGTACGTGGGAGTTAAACTGGATGATAATG TGAATTCGGTCCACAATGGTTTGTACAAAGGGAAACGGTACTTTCACTGTACACCTGGCCATGGAGCGATGGTGAAATACACAGAGGTCAAACCACTGAAAAACCCCAGTAAAACTCCCCCCGTCAAAAACAACTACATGTTCCCAAGCTGGGACGAGGTCAAGCAACGCAGGAAACTCAGAAATGAAAA GCTAGCCGAGATATACGCCAAAGCTGGGGTTTCCCCCACCCCATCCATGCTCAGCGACACATCCTCAAAAAGACCCAAGTCAGAACCGGTCATCAACGTTGGCGATCCAAACGATATTGCTATCAAG gaccaagaaagaaaaagacgaGCTGAACTTCACAAACAGAAAGTGCACGAGGAGGATCACGAGAAAAATGAACTTCGTAGATTACGACAACAGTTCGGTAGTGGACAGGAAGGAGATCGAATGGCACAGACATTACTCAAGCTACAACGAGCGTACCAAGAGGGGCTGCAGCTGACCAATCGTAGAGGAACACATTTTGATATCAGCCATGGGGACGATGACTACTGA
- the LOC125671170 gene encoding uncharacterized protein LOC125671170 isoform X1, whose protein sequence is MSTTEHQSDLDPFMCTCGPCKKFWKDNFNDASELLRESSLSRAQNTAPLSCKSSVVKVGDRVEVYGKYPVHGHLATAATDLCKIYAESEVCQKFLGTVKFVGVIDDNAIAPNLYVGVKLDDNVNSVHNGLYKGKRYFHCTPGHGAMVKYTEVKPLKNPSKTPPVKNNYMFPSWDEVKQRRKLRNEKLAEIYAKAGVSPTPSMLSDTSSKRPKSEPVINVGDPNDIAIKDQERKRRAELHKQKVHEEDHEKNELRRLRQQFGSGQEGDRMAQTLLKLQRAYQEGLQLTNRRGTHFDISHGDDDY, encoded by the exons ATGTCCACTACAGAACACCAG TCTGACCTGGATCCCTTTATGTGTACATGCGGTCCTTGTAAGAAATTCTGGAAGGATAATTTCAATGATGCATCAGAGTTGCTTCGTGAATCCTCGTTAAGCAGGGCTCAGAATACAGCTCCCCTTTCTTGTAAAAGCAGTGTCGTCAAAGTGGGAGATAGAGTGGAAGTTTATGGAAAATATCCAG TCCATGGACATCTTGCTACAGCAG CAACAGACCTCTGTAAAATCTATGCTGAATCTGAGGTCTGTCAAAAATTTCTGG GTACTGTGAAGTTTGTTGGAGTCATCGATGACAATGCTATTGCCCCAAACTTGTACGTGGGAGTTAAACTGGATGATAATG TGAATTCGGTCCACAATGGTTTGTACAAAGGGAAACGGTACTTTCACTGTACACCTGGCCATGGAGCGATGGTGAAATACACAGAGGTCAAACCACTGAAAAACCCCAGTAAAACTCCCCCCGTCAAAAACAACTACATGTTCCCAAGCTGGGACGAGGTCAAGCAACGCAGGAAACTCAGAAATGAAAA GCTAGCCGAGATATACGCCAAAGCTGGGGTTTCCCCCACCCCATCCATGCTCAGCGACACATCCTCAAAAAGACCCAAGTCAGAACCGGTCATCAACGTTGGCGATCCAAACGATATTGCTATCAAG gaccaagaaagaaaaagacgaGCTGAACTTCACAAACAGAAAGTGCACGAGGAGGATCACGAGAAAAATGAACTTCGTAGATTACGACAACAGTTCGGTAGTGGACAGGAAGGAGATCGAATGGCACAGACATTACTCAAGCTACAACGAGCGTACCAAGAGGGGCTGCAGCTGACCAATCGTAGAGGAACACATTTTGATATCAGCCATGGGGACGATGACTACTGA
- the LOC125671203 gene encoding ribosome biogenesis protein C1orf109-like: MEYDLCETGKGNPMFLKLLQNLQKAFSIVKTNLKIWDEAITSSRSHLDSVQNLSEQHHCCKHAEGLNDITKKFPDVKAKLLYKIDTEINSHMTHLYAAVDVCKVVCDKVIKQNERCQAVYKKVCNDLDLITQRSPTCPSAVEMFEWLHDSECLMMRDYQKKKHLLAMFSLTERDHESALYKQWCAGDRELHQTINEYLQYMEFFLEMKIIM, encoded by the exons ATGGAATATGATTTGTGCGAGACGGGGAAGGGGAATCCTATGTTCCTGAAATTGTTACAGAATCTACAAAAAGCATTTTCAATCGTCAAAaccaatttgaaaatttgggACGAAGCCATAACAAGTTCACGATCTCATCTTGATAGTGTACAAAATTTGTCGGAACAGCACCATTGCTGTAAGCATGCTGAAGGACTTAACGACATAACCAAAAAGTTTCCGGATGTCAAGGCAAAGCTGCTATACAAGATAGACACAGAAATTAACAGCCACATGACCCATCTTTATGCAGCTGT TGATGTTTGCAAAGTGGTGTGTGACAAAGTGATCAAACAAAATGAAAGATGCCAAGCAGTATATAAGAAGGTTtgcaatgaccttgacctgattacTCAAAGGTCTCCTACATGCCCATCTGCTGTAGAAATGTTTGAATGGTTACATGATAGTGAATGCTTGATGATGAGGGA TTACCAGAAGAAGAAGCACCTGTTAGCAATGTTTTCTCTAACAGAGAGAGACCATGAGTCTGCTCTGTATAAGCAGTGGTGTGCTGGAGACCGGGAACTGCACCAGACTATAAATG aATATCTCCAGTACATGGAATTCTTTTTGGAAATGAAGATCATAATGTAA
- the LOC125671108 gene encoding tetratricopeptide repeat protein 5-like isoform X1: MSLDIITVMVLPCLLLFAGKKAVDDLYRFRDHFVENHGIEKAAQKTEEVSKLMKETLSTLENHKDSIKDKAVYYMLQGKTLNVLPSHSPEADEALSKAVKLDPKLVEAWNQLGENYWKKGNVPLAKNCFTGALNHAKNKISLRNLSMVLRQVGGSPSDRAKLVEESVEKAKEAVQLDIQDGTSWLILGNAYMSLFFAVGQASQALDQCMKAYAQAEKDPVARDNPDLHFNRAVAYSYEENYLSALAGFTRASQLDPSWPDPQTHESHLVAFLTNVKELTQAKGKIKPKKLQSMIESIKPSDLGPYGGGTYTSPLGKAVDLTKCKFNELKSDVNQNKVIVGKVVCTITTSQPVPFSFCMVDDEETCLPVTVYNIAQGCGVKIGDSVAIPEPYLQNVKVNHKNKEFEFSSIRVNSPLVLVVNGKKFGIDKQAPSVLAVRAMCE, encoded by the exons AAAGCAGTTGATGACCTGTATAGATTTCGAGATCATTTTGTGGAGAATCATGGGATTGAAAAGGCGGCCCAGAAGACGGAGGAGGTCAGCAAACTGATGAAGGAAACTCTGAGCACATTGGAAAACCATAAAG ACAGCATCAAGGACAAGGCTGTGTATTACATGTTACAGGGTAAGACCCTCAACGTTCTCCCGTCCCACAGTCCAGAGGCCGACGAAGCTCTGTCCAAAGCGGTCAAGCTTGATCCCAAGTTAGTGGAGGCATGGAATCAGCTTGGAGAGAACTACTGGAAGAAAGGCAATGTTCCCTTGGCCAAAAACTGCTTCACAGGGGCTCTCAATCAT GCAAAGAATAAGATCTCGTTACGTAACTTGTCCATGGTGCTGCGACAAGTGGGGGGTAGTCCTTCCGATCGTGCCAAGCTGGTGGAGGAGAGTGTGGAGAAGGCGAAGGAAGCCGTGCAGTTAGACATTCAGGACGGAACCTCGTGGT TGATATTGGGCAATGCCTATATGTCCCTTTTCTTTGCCGTTGGACAAGCATCACAAGCTCTGGATCAATGCATGAAAGCCTACGCACAAGCA GAGAAAGACCCTGTAGCTAGGGACAATCCTGACCTACATTTCAACAGAGCTGTG GCTTACAGTTATGAAGAGAACTACCTGTCAGCTCTTGCAGGGTTCACCCGGGCCTCTCAGCTGGATCCCAGTTGGCCTGACCCCCAGACTCACGAGTCTCATCTTGTGGCCTTTCTCACTAATGTTAAGGAACTGACACAAGCCAAG gGGAAAATCAAACCTAAAAAGTTGCAGTCCATGATAGAAAGCATAAAACCTTCCGACCTTGGACCGTATGGGGGAGGAACATATACCAGTCCCCTAGGAAAAGCTGTGGACCTAACGAAGTGTAAATTTAATGAACTGAAGTCAGACGTTAACCAGAACAAGGTCATCGTGGGCAAGGTCGTTTGTACCATAACAACCAGTCAACCGGTGCCATT TTCCTTCTGTATGGTGGATGATGAAGAGACATGTCTCCCAGTCACTGTGTATAACATAGCTCAGGGGTGTGGTGTCAAAATCGGGGACAGCGTGGCTATCCCTGAGCCATACCTACAAAATGTGAAGGTCAACCACAAAAATAAG GAGTTTGAATTCAGCAGCATTCGTGTCAATTCTCCATTAGTGCTAGTTGTAAATGGAAAAAAGTTTGGAATTGACAAGCAAGCTCCTTCTGTGTTAGCAGTGCGAGCCATGTGTGAGTGA
- the LOC125671108 gene encoding tetratricopeptide repeat protein 5-like isoform X2: MSLDIITKAVDDLYRFRDHFVENHGIEKAAQKTEEVSKLMKETLSTLENHKDSIKDKAVYYMLQGKTLNVLPSHSPEADEALSKAVKLDPKLVEAWNQLGENYWKKGNVPLAKNCFTGALNHAKNKISLRNLSMVLRQVGGSPSDRAKLVEESVEKAKEAVQLDIQDGTSWLILGNAYMSLFFAVGQASQALDQCMKAYAQAEKDPVARDNPDLHFNRAVAYSYEENYLSALAGFTRASQLDPSWPDPQTHESHLVAFLTNVKELTQAKGKIKPKKLQSMIESIKPSDLGPYGGGTYTSPLGKAVDLTKCKFNELKSDVNQNKVIVGKVVCTITTSQPVPFSFCMVDDEETCLPVTVYNIAQGCGVKIGDSVAIPEPYLQNVKVNHKNKEFEFSSIRVNSPLVLVVNGKKFGIDKQAPSVLAVRAMCE; this comes from the exons AAAGCAGTTGATGACCTGTATAGATTTCGAGATCATTTTGTGGAGAATCATGGGATTGAAAAGGCGGCCCAGAAGACGGAGGAGGTCAGCAAACTGATGAAGGAAACTCTGAGCACATTGGAAAACCATAAAG ACAGCATCAAGGACAAGGCTGTGTATTACATGTTACAGGGTAAGACCCTCAACGTTCTCCCGTCCCACAGTCCAGAGGCCGACGAAGCTCTGTCCAAAGCGGTCAAGCTTGATCCCAAGTTAGTGGAGGCATGGAATCAGCTTGGAGAGAACTACTGGAAGAAAGGCAATGTTCCCTTGGCCAAAAACTGCTTCACAGGGGCTCTCAATCAT GCAAAGAATAAGATCTCGTTACGTAACTTGTCCATGGTGCTGCGACAAGTGGGGGGTAGTCCTTCCGATCGTGCCAAGCTGGTGGAGGAGAGTGTGGAGAAGGCGAAGGAAGCCGTGCAGTTAGACATTCAGGACGGAACCTCGTGGT TGATATTGGGCAATGCCTATATGTCCCTTTTCTTTGCCGTTGGACAAGCATCACAAGCTCTGGATCAATGCATGAAAGCCTACGCACAAGCA GAGAAAGACCCTGTAGCTAGGGACAATCCTGACCTACATTTCAACAGAGCTGTG GCTTACAGTTATGAAGAGAACTACCTGTCAGCTCTTGCAGGGTTCACCCGGGCCTCTCAGCTGGATCCCAGTTGGCCTGACCCCCAGACTCACGAGTCTCATCTTGTGGCCTTTCTCACTAATGTTAAGGAACTGACACAAGCCAAG gGGAAAATCAAACCTAAAAAGTTGCAGTCCATGATAGAAAGCATAAAACCTTCCGACCTTGGACCGTATGGGGGAGGAACATATACCAGTCCCCTAGGAAAAGCTGTGGACCTAACGAAGTGTAAATTTAATGAACTGAAGTCAGACGTTAACCAGAACAAGGTCATCGTGGGCAAGGTCGTTTGTACCATAACAACCAGTCAACCGGTGCCATT TTCCTTCTGTATGGTGGATGATGAAGAGACATGTCTCCCAGTCACTGTGTATAACATAGCTCAGGGGTGTGGTGTCAAAATCGGGGACAGCGTGGCTATCCCTGAGCCATACCTACAAAATGTGAAGGTCAACCACAAAAATAAG GAGTTTGAATTCAGCAGCATTCGTGTCAATTCTCCATTAGTGCTAGTTGTAAATGGAAAAAAGTTTGGAATTGACAAGCAAGCTCCTTCTGTGTTAGCAGTGCGAGCCATGTGTGAGTGA